The following coding sequences are from one Onychostoma macrolepis isolate SWU-2019 chromosome 24, ASM1243209v1, whole genome shotgun sequence window:
- the ptbp2a gene encoding polypyrimidine tract-binding protein 2 isoform X1: protein MDGIGDVAVGVKRGSDELLSGSMYNSPSSGLSSISDTTSNGSDSKKLRVEDRVGDAPPSRVLHIRKLPNDVSETEIIALGLPFGKVTNILTLKGKNQAFLELSTEEAAMTMVNYYSAVTPHVRSVPVYIQYSNHKELKTDNSNQSGGTLTSGSNSSDGGGTPSSPVLRIIIDNMFYPVTLDVLQQIFSKFGTVMKIITFTKNNQFQALLQYNDPTSAQQAKVALDGQNIYNACCTLRIDYSKLVNLNVKYNNDKSRDYTRPELPAGDGQPALDPSVVAALGKDSSSLLGKIPGTLSPLSAAAAAAAAAGRVALSGHSGASGVLLVSNLNEEMVTPHSLFTLFGVYGDVQRVKILFNKKDSALIQMADMNQAQLAMSHLNGQKMYSKIIRVTMSKHQTVQLPRDGLDDQGLTKDFTNSPLHRFKKPGSKNFQNIFPPSATLHLSNIPQDITEEDLRVLFSNSGGTVKAFKFFQDHKMALIQMTTIEEAIQCLIDLHNYNMGNNHHLKVSFSKSTI from the exons ATGGACGG CATTGGTGACGTCGCAGTTGGTGTAAAG AGAGGATCAGATGAGCTGCTGTCCGGCAGCATGTATAACAGCCCCAGTTCTGGGCTGAGCAGTATAAGCG ATACGACATCCAACGGCAGTGATAGCAAAAAACTTCGAGTTGAAGACAGAGTCGGCGATGCCCCACCATCCCGTGTTCTTCACATTAGAAAGTTACCCAACGATGTCTCGGAAACAGAGATCATTGCCCTGGGGCTTCCGTTCGGAAAGGTCACCAATATCCTCACACTGAAAGGCAAAAACCAG GCGTTTCTGGAGCTCAGCACAGAGGAAGCTGCCATGACAATGGTCAATTATTACTCGGCAGTGACGCCTCACGTCCGTAGTGTGCCGGTCTACATACAGTACTCCAATCACAAAGAGCTCAAGACCGACAATTCGAACCAG TCAGGTGGGACTCTCACATCAGGGTCCAACTCTAGTGATGGTGGCGGTACGCCCTCCAGTCCAGTGCTGAGGATAATCATTGATAACATGTTTTACCCCGTCACCCTGGACGTGCTGCAGCAG ATCTTCTCAAAGTTTGGCACCGTCATGAAAATCATCACATTCACCAAGAACAATCAGTTTCAGGCCCTGTTGCAGTACAACGATCCAACCAGTGCACAGCAAGCTAAAGTG GCTCTAGATGGTCAGAACATATACAACGCCTGTTGTACCCTTCGCATAGACTACTCAAAACTTGTCAACCTGAATGTAAAATACAATAACGATAAGAGCAGGGACTACACTAGGCCGGAGCTTCCTGCTGGAGATGGGCAGCCTGCTCTGGACCCCTCTGTGGTTGCTGCCCTGGGTAAAGATTCGAGTTCCCTGCTCGGTAAGATCCCAG GTACTCTGAGCCCGTTGAGCGCGGCTGCTGCTGCCGCTGCTGCAGCAGGAAGAGTCGCTCTATCCGGGCACTCGGGGGCCAGCGGAGTGCTGCTCGTTAGCAATCTAAATGAAGAG ATGGTTACGCCCCACAGTCTGTTTACCCTCTTCG GGGTTTATGGGGATGTGCAGCGTGTGAAGATTCTTTTTAATAAGAAAGACAGCGCACTGATACAGATGGCTGATATGAACCAGGCTCAGCTTG CGATGAGCCATCTAAACGGTCAGAAGATGTATTCAAAGATCATTCGCGTTACGATGTCGAAGCACCAAACTGTTCAGTTACCGAGGGACGGTTTAGATGACCAGGGTCTCACGAAAGACTTCACAAACTCACCACTGCATCGTTTCAAAAAGCCCGGCTCCAAGAACTTCCAGAACATTTTCCCTCCTTCTGCCACGCTGCATCTGTCAAACATCCC GCAAGACATAACTGAAGAAGACCTCAGAGTCCTGTTCTCCAACTCCGGTGGCACTGTGAAAGCTTTCAAGTTTTTCCA AGATCATAAAATGGCCCTAATTCAGATGACAACCATCGAGGAAGCTATTCAATGCCTCATCGACCTCCACAATTACAACATGGGTAATAACCACCACCTGAAGGTCTCCTTTTCCAAATCAACCATCTAA
- the ptbp2a gene encoding polypyrimidine tract-binding protein 2 isoform X2, whose product MDGIGDVAVGVKRGSDELLSGSMYNSPSSGLSSISDTTSNGSDSKKLRVEDRVGDAPPSRVLHIRKLPNDVSETEIIALGLPFGKVTNILTLKGKNQAFLELSTEEAAMTMVNYYSAVTPHVRSVPVYIQYSNHKELKTDNSNQSGGTLTSGSNSSDGGGTPSSPVLRIIIDNMFYPVTLDVLQQIFSKFGTVMKIITFTKNNQFQALLQYNDPTSAQQAKVALDGQNIYNACCTLRIDYSKLVNLNVKYNNDKSRDYTRPELPAGDGQPALDPSVVAALGKDSSSLLGTLSPLSAAAAAAAAAGRVALSGHSGASGVLLVSNLNEEMVTPHSLFTLFGVYGDVQRVKILFNKKDSALIQMADMNQAQLAMSHLNGQKMYSKIIRVTMSKHQTVQLPRDGLDDQGLTKDFTNSPLHRFKKPGSKNFQNIFPPSATLHLSNIPQDITEEDLRVLFSNSGGTVKAFKFFQDHKMALIQMTTIEEAIQCLIDLHNYNMGNNHHLKVSFSKSTI is encoded by the exons ATGGACGG CATTGGTGACGTCGCAGTTGGTGTAAAG AGAGGATCAGATGAGCTGCTGTCCGGCAGCATGTATAACAGCCCCAGTTCTGGGCTGAGCAGTATAAGCG ATACGACATCCAACGGCAGTGATAGCAAAAAACTTCGAGTTGAAGACAGAGTCGGCGATGCCCCACCATCCCGTGTTCTTCACATTAGAAAGTTACCCAACGATGTCTCGGAAACAGAGATCATTGCCCTGGGGCTTCCGTTCGGAAAGGTCACCAATATCCTCACACTGAAAGGCAAAAACCAG GCGTTTCTGGAGCTCAGCACAGAGGAAGCTGCCATGACAATGGTCAATTATTACTCGGCAGTGACGCCTCACGTCCGTAGTGTGCCGGTCTACATACAGTACTCCAATCACAAAGAGCTCAAGACCGACAATTCGAACCAG TCAGGTGGGACTCTCACATCAGGGTCCAACTCTAGTGATGGTGGCGGTACGCCCTCCAGTCCAGTGCTGAGGATAATCATTGATAACATGTTTTACCCCGTCACCCTGGACGTGCTGCAGCAG ATCTTCTCAAAGTTTGGCACCGTCATGAAAATCATCACATTCACCAAGAACAATCAGTTTCAGGCCCTGTTGCAGTACAACGATCCAACCAGTGCACAGCAAGCTAAAGTG GCTCTAGATGGTCAGAACATATACAACGCCTGTTGTACCCTTCGCATAGACTACTCAAAACTTGTCAACCTGAATGTAAAATACAATAACGATAAGAGCAGGGACTACACTAGGCCGGAGCTTCCTGCTGGAGATGGGCAGCCTGCTCTGGACCCCTCTGTGGTTGCTGCCCTGGGTAAAGATTCGAGTTCCCTGCTCG GTACTCTGAGCCCGTTGAGCGCGGCTGCTGCTGCCGCTGCTGCAGCAGGAAGAGTCGCTCTATCCGGGCACTCGGGGGCCAGCGGAGTGCTGCTCGTTAGCAATCTAAATGAAGAG ATGGTTACGCCCCACAGTCTGTTTACCCTCTTCG GGGTTTATGGGGATGTGCAGCGTGTGAAGATTCTTTTTAATAAGAAAGACAGCGCACTGATACAGATGGCTGATATGAACCAGGCTCAGCTTG CGATGAGCCATCTAAACGGTCAGAAGATGTATTCAAAGATCATTCGCGTTACGATGTCGAAGCACCAAACTGTTCAGTTACCGAGGGACGGTTTAGATGACCAGGGTCTCACGAAAGACTTCACAAACTCACCACTGCATCGTTTCAAAAAGCCCGGCTCCAAGAACTTCCAGAACATTTTCCCTCCTTCTGCCACGCTGCATCTGTCAAACATCCC GCAAGACATAACTGAAGAAGACCTCAGAGTCCTGTTCTCCAACTCCGGTGGCACTGTGAAAGCTTTCAAGTTTTTCCA AGATCATAAAATGGCCCTAATTCAGATGACAACCATCGAGGAAGCTATTCAATGCCTCATCGACCTCCACAATTACAACATGGGTAATAACCACCACCTGAAGGTCTCCTTTTCCAAATCAACCATCTAA